The Apis cerana isolate GH-2021 linkage group LG12, AcerK_1.0, whole genome shotgun sequence genome window below encodes:
- the LOC108002670 gene encoding uncharacterized protein LOC108002670 isoform X2: MDPRLFWIVCFCLIAILVSKGWAIDCFKCVSIDGDNKPCDDPFHNNGSLAFLESPCLGGRKGRDGLFPATACIKIAGIYDESGISLTVRSCALDSGTLTTDSEIIRMSHCGGFYFDDKYVRGCVQSCNDADACNGSTRQAISLILLTLSIFLELICIT, from the exons ATGGATCCCCGACTCTTCTGGATCGTCTGTTTCTGTTTGATCGCGATCCTCGTTTCGAAAG GATGGGCCATCGATTGTTTCAAGTGCGTCTCGATCGACGGCGACAATAAACCCTGCGACGATCCGTTTCACAACAACGGAAGCCTCGCCTTCTTAGAGTCGCCCTGCTTGGGAGGTCGCAAAGGGCGCGATGGTCTTTTCCCCGCGACTGCGTGCATCAAAATAGCGGGCATATATG ATGAGTCCGGGATCTCTTTGACGGTGAGAAGTTGCGCGCTGGACAGCGGAACTCTAACGACCGACTCCGAAATCATAAGAATGTCTCATTGTGGAGGGTTCTACTTCGACGACAA atATGTTCGAGGTTGTGTACAATCATGCAACGATGCAGACGCCTGCAATGGATCTACGCGGCAAGCAATTTCACTCATACTTTTAACCCTATCGATTTTTCTTGAACTAATTTGCATCACGTGA
- the LOC108002670 gene encoding uncharacterized protein LOC108002670 isoform X1 has translation MDPRLFWIVCFCLIAILVSKDRWLIYFGFDALGWAIDCFKCVSIDGDNKPCDDPFHNNGSLAFLESPCLGGRKGRDGLFPATACIKIAGIYDESGISLTVRSCALDSGTLTTDSEIIRMSHCGGFYFDDKYVRGCVQSCNDADACNGSTRQAISLILLTLSIFLELICIT, from the exons ATGGATCCCCGACTCTTCTGGATCGTCTGTTTCTGTTTGATCGCGATCCTCGTTTCGAAAG atcgcTGGTTAATTTACTTTGGCTTTGATGCATTAGGATGGGCCATCGATTGTTTCAAGTGCGTCTCGATCGACGGCGACAATAAACCCTGCGACGATCCGTTTCACAACAACGGAAGCCTCGCCTTCTTAGAGTCGCCCTGCTTGGGAGGTCGCAAAGGGCGCGATGGTCTTTTCCCCGCGACTGCGTGCATCAAAATAGCGGGCATATATG ATGAGTCCGGGATCTCTTTGACGGTGAGAAGTTGCGCGCTGGACAGCGGAACTCTAACGACCGACTCCGAAATCATAAGAATGTCTCATTGTGGAGGGTTCTACTTCGACGACAA atATGTTCGAGGTTGTGTACAATCATGCAACGATGCAGACGCCTGCAATGGATCTACGCGGCAAGCAATTTCACTCATACTTTTAACCCTATCGATTTTTCTTGAACTAATTTGCATCACGTGA
- the LOC108002735 gene encoding uncharacterized protein LOC108002735: MKNRMSNVTQEFVEFFSRITCWLWETIEKLFDIIFDFLARIIELILAVMNLIFQVICFLRDLGIESMQTFVNVFRGIVRVISNITCEEVEDFASACIVVLLWIAAFKVAKNIIKNSRIAAFLNPGNPDSNKLGVCPAQRRTGRRLNRRYGKRPRGDPILELDDLE; encoded by the exons atgaaaaatcgtatGTCAAATGTAACCCAAGAATTCGTTGAGTTTTTCTCGCGAATTACTTGCTGGCTATGGGAGACCATCGAAAAGTTATTCGACATCATTTTCGATTTCTTGGCAAGGATAATCGAGCTGATACTAGCGGTGATGAACCTGATTTTCCAGGTGATCTGTTTCCTAAGGGACCTAGGCATCGAATCCATGCAAACATTCGTGAACGTCTTTCGAGGTATTGTTAGAGTCATTAGCAATATCACTTGCGAAGAAGTCGAGGATTTCGCCTCTGCCTGCATTGTTGTTTTGCTTTGGATCGCGGCATTTAAGGTCgccaagaatataataaaa AACTCTCGAATAGCTGCGTTCCTTAACCCAGGAAACCCGGATTCGAATAAACTAGGAGTTTGTCCGGCTCAAAGAAGAACAGGGAGAAGATTGAATCGACGTTATGGCAAACGACCTCGAGGTGATCCTATACTGGAACTCGACgatttagaataa
- the LOC108002670 gene encoding uncharacterized protein LOC108002670 isoform X3 has product MHECAKDRHIFRKILSHRVPAVSLRQRRTAASKQRDFNNFSSRPSTDITASKQLVVHKNLHTWMSYSTFSIPDTITITDTTNIQTLILLKRGTKIHDKSTSFHPYEASNVISWVVIKFGKRDSRKEKRTRNCCFFQAENHRSA; this is encoded by the exons ATGCATGAGTGCGCGAAAGATCGAcacatttttcgaaaaatactaTCACATCGTGTACCCGCAGTGTCGCTACGACAGAGACGGACGGCCGCTTCGAAGCAACGAG atttcaataatttctcatCGAGACCGTCTACGGATATCACTGCTTCTAAGCAGCTCGTCGTACATAAA AATCTACACACCTGGATGAGCTATAGTACATTCTCCATCCCCGACACGATCACCATCACCGACACGACAAATATTCAAACGCTCATTTTGCTAAAACGAGGCACCAAAATCCACGACAAGTCAACATCTTTCCAC CCTTATGAAGCGTCCAACGTTATCAGTTGGGTCGTTATCAAATTCGGCAAAAGAGactcgaggaaagaaaaacgaacgaGAAACTGCTGTTTTTTCCAAGCGGAAAATCATCGATCGGCATGA